In one Cloacibacillus porcorum genomic region, the following are encoded:
- a CDS encoding NAD(P)/FAD-dependent oxidoreductase: MNNLVETDLLVIGGGAAGLCAAAEAAGAGAKVLVMESDLHAGGQLVKQTHKFFGSKDEYAGTRGFKIADILMDEIKSLGDKVEIRTNTTVTGFFHEDGVYTAMEGEESYYRVKAKKTIMATGAQERMILFPNNDLPGVYGAGAVQTLMNLYGVVPGKKVVMVGAGNIGLIVSYQLMQAGVEIAAVIEAMPKVGGYWVHAAKIRRLGIPILLRHTIIEALGDTTVTGVVISEIDDKFHPINEPVKIDCDVICMAVGLTPTTEMFWMAGADMRYVPQLCGYVPFRDKTMRTSNPDLWVAGDAAGIEEASAAMVEGRIAGLSAAKALGYPVDDRKFHEFWARLEHLRAGEVGTKILSGISQVMVDGWEA, encoded by the coding sequence ATGAATAACTTAGTTGAGACAGATTTGCTTGTAATAGGCGGGGGAGCGGCTGGCCTCTGCGCCGCGGCAGAGGCGGCCGGAGCCGGCGCAAAGGTTCTGGTAATGGAAAGTGACCTTCATGCTGGTGGGCAGCTTGTCAAACAGACACATAAATTCTTTGGAAGCAAAGATGAATATGCCGGAACCAGAGGCTTTAAGATTGCCGATATACTTATGGACGAAATAAAGAGTCTTGGAGATAAGGTCGAAATTCGTACGAATACAACAGTAACGGGCTTCTTTCATGAGGACGGGGTTTACACCGCGATGGAGGGAGAGGAGTCGTATTACAGGGTAAAGGCGAAGAAAACTATAATGGCTACTGGAGCGCAGGAGAGGATGATCCTCTTCCCGAACAACGACCTGCCAGGAGTCTACGGAGCCGGCGCAGTCCAGACACTTATGAATTTATACGGAGTCGTGCCGGGCAAGAAGGTCGTCATGGTCGGAGCCGGGAACATAGGGCTTATTGTAAGCTATCAGCTTATGCAGGCCGGAGTTGAAATTGCGGCTGTCATCGAAGCAATGCCGAAAGTCGGAGGCTATTGGGTCCACGCGGCAAAGATCCGCCGTTTGGGAATCCCGATTCTTCTCAGGCATACAATTATTGAAGCGCTTGGCGACACTACGGTAACGGGGGTCGTAATATCGGAGATCGACGATAAGTTCCATCCGATAAACGAGCCTGTAAAAATCGACTGTGACGTTATCTGCATGGCCGTAGGGCTTACCCCTACGACAGAAATGTTTTGGATGGCCGGCGCCGATATGCGTTATGTCCCTCAGCTCTGCGGCTACGTTCCTTTTAGGGACAAGACGATGCGTACAAGCAACCCAGATTTGTGGGTGGCTGGAGACGCCGCCGGAATCGAGGAGGCCTCGGCGGCGATGGTTGAAGGAAGGATAGCCGGCCTAAGCGCGGCAAAGGCGCTGGGATATCCTGTCGATGACCGTAAATTTCATGAATTCTGGGCGAGGCTTGAGCATCTCCGTGCCGGCGAAGTAGGGACAAAGATCCTCAGCGGGATCAGCCAGGTCATGGTAGACGGATGGGAGGCATAA
- a CDS encoding (2Fe-2S)-binding protein: protein MELIQKHPILEFRHGREVVFTFDGKKLKGHEGEPIAMALHANGVHVYRITPEMKRPRGFFCAIGKCSSCFMVVDGVPNVRTCVTPLKEGMNIETQHGRGFVPLEVQ, encoded by the coding sequence ATGGAACTTATTCAGAAACATCCAATATTGGAGTTCCGGCATGGCAGGGAAGTAGTATTCACTTTTGATGGGAAAAAGCTCAAAGGACACGAGGGTGAGCCCATTGCGATGGCACTTCACGCAAATGGGGTGCACGTTTACAGGATTACGCCTGAGATGAAACGCCCCCGCGGTTTTTTCTGCGCAATTGGTAAATGCAGCTCCTGTTTTATGGTTGTGGACGGAGTCCCGAATGTGAGAACCTGCGTGACCCCTCTTAAAGAGGGAATGAACATTGAGACGCAGCACGGCAGAGGTTTTGTGCCTCTTGAAGTACAGTAA